The Streptomyces sp. A2-16 sequence CCGTCTGCGCACGCCTGGTCGGACGGAAGGTCCGGGCCGCCGCGCTCGGCGTGGTCCAGGACCACCTGGGCGGCCGGATGCTCCCCGTTCCTTCCGCCGTACTCGATGCGGTCCAGGATCCCGCCGCGGACGTACCGGGTCGTCTTCGCCCCGCTGAGGTTGCGACCGTAGTTGTTCGTCTCCGGCGTGTACGAGTACGTGATCGTGTTGCCGTGGGTGTCGATGACCTTGTCCAGGTTCCACCGGTAGGCCTGGTCGCACCACGACGCGTCGAACGTGACCTGCTTACACGGCTCGCCGTCCTCGTTGCCGAACACCGGCACCGTCCACGCCGACGTCTTGGTCTGGCCGAAGAAATACTGGGTGCCATCGGTCGTGGTGAGCTTCCAGTGCTCGCCGACTCCCTCGCTGCCGCCCTTGTCGCCGTTGTCCACCCCGGTCAGCCGCTCGATCCGGCTCCCGTCGTCCTTCTCCGGCCGCCACCTGTTGCCGCCTGCGTACACGAGCCGCGAGGAGCGCCCGTCAAGGCTCAGCGACGCGTTGTCGGTCTCCCAGCACAGGTCCCCGGTCTTCTTGAGCGGGTCGGTGATGTCGTCGGCGCAGCCCATGTAGGAGCGCTCGATCGAGCCCGGCCACATGTCCCAGCCCAGGCCCATCGCCGAGGCCTGGTTGTTCGTCGCGGCCGTCTGGCCGTCCACGGACCCGGAGGAGTACGACAGCGACAGGTCCGGCTCCAGGCCGCCGGGGGCGGCGGGCACCTTCAGCGGATACGAGTAGGTGAAGTCGCCGGACTGCGTCGACACCGCCCACGAACCCGAGGGCGACAGCGACGTCGCCTTGTAGTCGCCCGTCTCCCCGTTCGGGGCGGCGGTGAGCGCGAAGGTCGAACCCGCCCTGGCCACCGTCACGTCCGCGGTCGCCGTCCCGGCCTCAACGTCGTTGGTCGTCGTCAGGACCTTCCCCGCCGAGCCGTTGTTGGGGACCTCGACCAGGCGCAGCCGGGCCGCCCAGTCACCGCCGTAGGCGTGCCGGAAGGACGAGTAGTCGACGGTCAGGGACACCTTGCCGGGTTCGGTCTTCCCGTCGGTACGGCTCAGCTTCAGCATGAGCCCGTCGACGCTCCGCCTCTTCGCGCTTGGGTGATCGATCATCTCCACCTGGACCGTGGGTGGTGTGGCCGACTTCCCGGCACCGCCCAGCAAGACCGATCCGCTGGCGGCACCGACCCATACCGGTAGCGCCTTGGCCCGGACCCGCCGCGCCCCGAATTGGGTCGCCGCCGCCGGTGGCGTCACCTCCGCCTTCCCCGCGGCGGGCCACGACGCAGCCGGCTTCCACTTGGCCACGGCCTCGGCCACCTTGTCGGGCGGCGGTGCCTTGACGGGCACCTTGGCGGTGTCCACCAGGTGCGCGCGGTCCGGCTTGATCGGCGGCCAGCTCTCGTCCGCGCCCGCAGGCGACTGGATGCCCGCGACCAGCCCGACCACCAGGGTCACTGCGGTACCCGAAGCTATGAAACGACGCATGATCATGGCGACTTCCTCAGGTCCGTCAGGGGCGGGTGATCACGTAGCCGAGCGGGCGGCCGAAGTCGGCGCTCCCCTCGCAGAACGGGTCGAGGGACTCGAACCACTCGGCGCCCTCGCTGCGGCATGCGTACAGCTGTTGGCTCTCCATGCCGTCGGGTGGCTCAGACCACAGGTGGCCGCTGGGCCAGGCACCCATGTCGTTCTGGCCTTCGCATGCGACGTCCGTGGACACGAACTCGTCGAACACGTCGGAGCGGCTGTCCTCACACAGCTTCAGCTGCGGTGGGCCGCCTTCGATGCTCCGTAGCGACACGTAGCCCAGCACCTTCTCGGTCTTATAGCCGGATGGCAGGAATTGCGCGTGCGTGCTGGTCCAGCGCTCCCCGTCCGGCCCGCGATAGCGGATGAGCGGCGTGAGCGTTCGTACGTATCCGAAAAGGAACTCGGTACGCACCTTGTCCGGCGTGCTCTCACAGGCGTCGCTATGGGACAGGTAGTGGTCCCCGCTCGCAATCACCACGCACCGGTAGACCGGCAATGTGGGAACGCCCTCGGGCGGGTTCATGTAAACCCGTCCTGCGGTGCCGAGAACCTCGTATCCTGCGCAGTTGGCCGCGTGGTCGAGGAAGAACCCTCCGTCATAGCGGCAGGAGTAGACCGGCCGGGTGTCCGGCGCGCCCTCCGGTGCGCTGAACCCGCGCGTGCCCTCGAAGTAGTACCCCGGCGGCACCGGACCAGGGCCGGTGTAGCGCCTTCCGTCATGCCCGGCGAACTGTCCGAAGGCGCCCGCGAAGGCCGACGGGGGCTGCGGCTCCGTCTGGGCGCTGAGCTCGGCGATCTCCCGGTCCGCCAGCACGCCGTTATAGACGTGGACCTCGTCGATCGATCCCATCCAGTTCCCCGCCGGCTGGCCGTTCCACCTCCCCCGGCCGATGACCAGCGGGCCCGTCACGTTCGAGTTCTGCGTGCCGACCGCCTTGGTCCCGGCCAGGTGCCCGTTGACGTAGATGCGGATCTCGCCCGTCTGCGCGTCATGGACGGCGGCGATCGCCGCCCACTCCCCCTGGACCGGCGTCGTCCCGGCCCCGGCAGCGTCCACCGACAGCGGGGTCGGGTTGGTCTGGTCCGGTGCGGTGACCAGGTGGAAGGACCACTTGTGGTCGCTGCCGACCTTGCGGCGCTGGAGGAAGAACCCGCTGTGCTGGCCGCCGTCCTGGCTCACCACGGTGCGCGCCGTGTCGTCCAGCACATCGGGTCTTACCCGCGCGGCGACCGTGAAGCTGGTGTCGGTGCGCGCCACCAGCGGCTGGGAGGTCAGCCCGGCGCCGGTCCCGTCCGCGAACCGCACCGCACCGCTGCCGACCTTGCCCGTGACCCAGCTCGCGTTGCTCAGGCCGACGGTGCGGTAGTTCCCCGAGGCGTCGCCCGCGCTGCCGCCCGAGCCTTCGTCCAGCGGGTAGTACGCCTCCTCGACCGGTGTCCCGGCCAGGCGATCGACCTCGCTGCGCGGCGTGTCCTCCCCCGGATCGAGGTAGGTCAGGTCGCTGAGCGCCCGGTCATAGATCTGCACCTCGTCGATGTCGCCGGCCCAGTTGTCCCCGAAGGTCCCCCGCGATTTGCCGCGGCCGATCTGGACCGAGCTGGATTCCCACGGTGTAGTCACCACGGCGGTGACGTTGTATTGGCGTAGACCGTTGACGTACAGGGTCATCGTTTGGGTGGGGACGTCGTAGACGCCCGCGAGATGGGTCCACACGCCGACTTGGGCGGCCTTGAGCGATGTCACGGTGATCAGCTCGGCGTCGTCGGTGGCCTTGGTCGCCATCCGGAAGCCGAAGCGGTTGACCTCGCCGATGTACCCCAGCGAGAACGCGGACATCCGGTCGCCCACCTGGGAGACCGCGGTACGGGTGACACCGTTCGCCTGGTCCAGCTTCACCCATGCCGACACCGAGAAGCTCCCGTTCGTGGCCACCGCGGGCCCACCGCCGGGCGCGACATAGGAGTCGCTGGCGCCGGTGAAGTGCAGCGCGTCCCCAGCCCGGCCCTTGGTCCAGCGTGTGGGCCCGAGGGCCACGGTGCCGTTGTGACCGCCCGTCGGGTCGGTCACGCCGGCATCGGTCCAGCGACCGTCCAGCGCCCACTGCGCCACTGGGCTCGCGCCCTTCGCCACCTTCAGCGTATGGCGCTCGCAGTCCGAGCTCACATTGCCGGCCCGGTCGACGGCCGTCACCCAGATGTCCCAGTCCGCCGCCTTCATCGGCGTCACCTTGAACGAGGCCTCACCACCCAGTTCCTCCGCGGGCACGCTGCGGGTCGTACGGCATTGGCTGCCGCCCTGTGCCAGGCCGTACCGGAACTCGACCACATCGGGGTCATTGGCCTTGACCGTGAACTCGGCCGGCGCACCCACGGTCGACTCGGAGGGCGGCTTGGCCGACGGCCTCCCGGGCTTTTCGTTGTCGATGTCGAGCTGGCACATCCCGGTGCCTGTCTGCGGCCCGAACAGGCTGGGACCCCAGTTGTCGCCGGCCCGTGCCCGCCATGAGAGCTGGAACCCGTGCTGGAAGGTCCCCTGCGGGATGACGTCGGTGAACTCCGAACCATTGACCAGCGGCCCAGGGGCGTTCGGCGGCTCGTGCATGGATCCATGCCGGGTCCACCGCTCGAACCGCATCCACAGGTTGTCGCCGTCCCGGTCGGTCCCGGTCGCCCGCAGCGTGATCGGAGCGGCCGCGTTGCTGGCATAGTCCGGGTTGTTCACGTCCGTACTGCACGGGCGCGTCGTGGTTCCCGCCGACCAGCTGAAATTCTTCGGCACGTCGGGCGGCCAGTTGTAGTGCACCAGCAGCGAGTACGCGTCGAACTTCTTCCAGCTGTAGTCCTCGGTCTCATCCTCGGCGATCAGCGCGAACGCGACGTGGGTCGCGCGCTGGTCGTTGGAATACCGCACCTGGTCGCCGACGCCCCAGCCGATATTCGCCGGCCCGCATGCTCCGCCCGGCTCGTAGCCGTGCATCTCCCTGCGTGTCCCGCCGATGGGAGCCGGAAATTCCATCTGCGAGTTACGCCAGGTGAGGTCGGCGCCGAACGGGTTGGCGTGGACCAGGCTCACCCCGAATCTCCTGGTGCCCCCGCCACAGGCCGGGGCGTACACCTCGTGCGCGTTGAACTCCGCACCGGACGACCCGTTCGGGGTCACGACCTGCGCGCCGTGCAGGCCTCTGATGTCGAACTGCACAAACGTACGAGCCGCGCCGATGCCGTTGCACGTTCCGCTGGCGAGCCAGCATTTGCCGACCTTGCCGAGGTTCTGCCCGCCGAATCTGCCGGGCGGCTCGACGTCCCCGCCGCCGTGCCAGAACGAGGAGTCCAGCTTTCCCGAGAAGACCTTGGCCCAGCCGCCGAAGGGGACCCACCAGTCCGGGTCGATCGACACCGGGAACTTGGTGTCCGGGGCCGTGAGCAGTTTCCGGTCCGGGATGACGGTGATCGCGTTCTTGGCCATCTCGAAACGGCCGACCGCCTCGTTCGAGGCCGCGTCCCACATCGCGGGAGCCGGCGAGGAAAAGACGGTCTTCCCCTTGGCGTCGACGAGCTCGGATCCACCGCCCTTGCCCGCCTTCAGGGTGAGCCCGCTCGTCTGCACGCCGAACCGCACCTTGCGCAGCTCCGGGTTCTTTGCGGCCGCGCGCGTCTTGACGACCAGCACTTCGCTGAAGCCCGCCGACCCCGCGGTGAGCTTGAGGTCGACGCCCAGCATCACTTCCGGATACGTGGCGGTGTCGCCCTTGAGCACCGGTGCCGGCAACGGGTCCGGCCAGCCCAGCGCCACCTGCTTCCCGCCCTGGCCGAGCCGTACCAAAGGCTCCTGACCACCCTTGGAGAAGGCCAGCGACACCGCCGCGGCACGCGGGGTGACCGAACCGTCCGGCCGCCGCACCAGGGTGGTGTCGATCGCCACCCACTTGCCGTCTTGGCGCGCCCGGACCGGGCCAGGGTGCAGCACTGCGGTGAAGTGGCCCTTGGGGTCGGCGTAGACCTCCATCGTCTCGGTCCGCTTCGCCACCACCTCGACCCGCTTCCCGGACTCCCGGGCCCGGGTCAGGGCAGTGCGTTCGGCCGGAGTCGGCGCCGAGCTGGTGGGCGAGACGGGCGGCGGCGCTGCCGCGTCAGCAGTCCTCTCCCTGGTCAGGCCACCCGCGCCCAGCCCCGTGAGCAGGACCGAAAGCCCCACCATGACAGCAACGACACCCCGGTACCGCGATCTTGCCAACACCCACCGCCCTCGCCCCGCCCCACCGGCACCCCTGATCGGGAGAAGGATGGCATCGGCGGATCGCGACTGCCCACCCATGTGTGGGCGGAATGTCCTGATCTCGGTGCGCCGCATCTGTTTCCCCCGAGCTGTGGATCGGATCTGCCCAGATGTAGCCCGTTGGTGATTGTTCGTGTTCGAAGCCTGGTGTCGAACAAACAACTCCTGAAAAATGCGACCCGCCGTGCGAGCTGTGACACGGGGGAACGGGGAGTCGCGGGGAGCTGCGGGGACCATCGGGGAGGTGCGGCCATGCCGCGCAGGGAGCGACCGCTGGACGCGGGGGACGGTCCGTTAGTCAAATTCGCCGCTGGGTTGCGGCAGTTGAGGCGGAAGGCGGGGAATCCGCCGTACCGGAGACTCGCGGAGCAGGCGCACTATTCGATCTCGACCCTGTCCTCGGCCGCCGCCGGGCAGCGGCTGCCGACGCTCGCGGTGACGCTGGCGTACGTACGGGCCTGTGACGGGGACACCGAGGAGTGGGGGCAGCGGTGGCGGGAGGTCGCCGGGGCTCTCGGGGAGGTGAGGGCGGAGCCCGAGGGCGGCGGGCCGGCTGCGCCGTACGCCGGGCTGCGGTCCTTCCGGGAGCAGGACTCCGAGTGGTTCTTCGGGCGTGAGCGGCTCCTGGAGGAGCTGGCCGGGCGGCTGGAACGGCAGCGGTTCGTGGTGGTGATCGGGGCTTCGGGGTCGGGGAAGTCCTCGCTCCTACGGGCCGGGCTGGTGCCGCGGCTGCGGGAGGCGGAGGGGGCGACCGTGCTCGTACTGACGCCCGGGGCCCGGCCGTTGGAGGAGTGCGCCGTGCGGCTCGGGGCGATGGCGGGGCTCGCGCCGGGCGCCCTGTACGGGGAACTGCGGGACGACCCCGAGAACCTGGGGCGCGTCGTACGGCAGATCAACGCCCGGGACGACGACACCGGTGACCGTGAACTCGTGCTGGTGGTCGACCAGTTCGAGGAGGTCTTCACGCTCTGCCGGGACCCCGCCGAACGCGACCGTTTCATCGAGGCCCTCGTCCTCGCCGCCTCGGACCCCGGCGGCCGATGCCGCGTAGCCCTGGGCGCACGCGCTGACTTCTACGCCCACTGCACCCACCACGCGCCCCTCGTCGAGGCCATGCGCGACGCCCAGGTGCCCGTCGGGCCGATGAGCCTCGACGAACTACGCCGAGCCGTCGTACAGCCCGCCCAGCGCGCCGGACTCACCATCGAGGGCGCCTTGCTCGCCACGCTCATCGCCCAGGCCCACGGCCAGGCAGGCGTACTCCCGCTGCTGTCGCACGCCCTGCTGCAGACCTGGCGGCGGCGCCGGGGCAACGCGCTCACCCGGGACGCCTTCGAGGCGGCGGGCGGTCTGGAGGGCGCCCTCGCGCGCACCGCCGAGGAGTTCTACCAGGGTCTGGACCCGGGCCGGCAACAGCTGGCCCGGCAGGTGTTCGTACGGCTGACCGCCCTCGGCGACGGCACGGAGGACACCCGGCGCCCGGCCCGCCTGGAGGAACTGGACGGGCTGGCGGGGAAGGGGCCGGAAACGGGGGAGGGGGAGGGGGTCGGTGCCGGCGGTGACCTCAACGGCGAGATCCGTGCCGTACTCGACCTCGCCGCCGGCGCCCGCCTCCTCACCCTCGACCGCGAGCGCGTCGAACTCGCCCACGAGGCGCTGATCCGATGCTGGCCCCGACTGCACCGCTGGCTGACAGAGGACCGCGAGGCCACCCGCACCGCACGCCGCCTCACCGACGCAGCCCAGGCCTGGGAGGCGCTGGGCCGCGAACCCGGAGCCCTGTACCGGGGCACCGCTCTCTCCCTCGCCGCCGGGCTCGACCGTACGACGATGTCCGTACCGGAGCGAGAGTTCCTGGACGCCGGTCTGGCCGCCCGGGCGGCGGAACACGCGGCGGTGCGGCGCCGGGCCCGGTTCCGGCGCCTCGGCGTGGGGCTGCTGAGCGTCCTGCTCGTGCTGACCACGACCACGGCGGCCCTCGCCGTACGGGCCCAGCGGGCGGCCGACCAGCAGCGCGACGTCGTCGGCTCCCAGCGCGCGGCGGAACGGGCGGCGGCACTGCGCGGCGTCAACCCGGCCCTGGCCGCCCAACTCAGCCTGGCCGCGTACAAGTTGTCACCCACCCCGGAGGCGCGCGGCAGCGTCCTCAGCACCTTCGCCACGCCGTACGCCACCCAGCTGACCGGCCAGTCCGGCGCCATCACGGCGGTGGCGTTCGGAGCCGACGGCCGCGTCCTGGTCACCGGCGACGCCGACCGCACGGTGCGATTGCGCCGGGTACCGGACCCGCACCGCCCGGACGGGCCGGTCACGCTGGGCCGCCTCGGCGGCTCCGTACGCACGGTCGCCGTCAGCCCCGACGCGCGGCTGCTGGCCGCCGGGGGCGAGGACGGAACGGTGGGCGTATGGGACATCGGCGACGCCCGCCGCCCCCGGCTCGCGGCACGGCTGCCGGGCGGCGACGGTCCGGTGGCCGGCGTGGGATTCGGCTTCGGAGTCGGCCCTGCCGCACGTACTCTCGCGATCGTCGCCCGCGCGGGCATCCGGGTGTGGCAGCTGACGAACCCCCACAGCCCCCGCGGCCTCGCCACGCTGGACGCGGGCACGGACATCACGGCGACCGCGTTCCACGGCAACGGCCGCACGCTGGCCACGGGGCACGGCGACGGGGCGATACGGCTCTGGGAACTGACGGAGTCGGGCGAGCGACTGCGCCGACTGTCGACGGTGCCGGGGCAGGCGGGGCAGGTAGACCAGGCGGGGCAGGCGGGCTTGGTCGACCAGGTCAGCCGACCAGACCCCACCGGGGCTACAGACCCCACCGCCCCCGCCACCCCCACCGCCCACTCCGGCCAGGTCAACGCCATGGCGTTCGCCCCCGGTGGGCGCCAACTCGCCACCGGCGGAGCCGACTTCACCGTGCGACTCTGGGACGTGGGTCGGCCCGACCGGCCCCGTCGGACGCAGACGCTCGCCACGCACACCGATGCCGTCAACGCCGTCGCCTTCAGCGCGGACGGGCGTCGGCTCGCCACCGGGGGTACCGATGGCACCGTACGCCGGTGGGACGTGGACGGTGACGGTTCCGTGCGGGAGGCGGCCGTGCTCACCGGGCACACCGGCAGTGTGCGGGCGCTGGCCTTCGGGCCCCGGGGGCGCACGCTGGCCAGCGGCAGCGAGGACCAGAGCACCCGGCTCTGGGATCTCCCCGGGCCAGCCCTCGCCGGCCACACCAGCTCGCTCTACTCCGTCGCCTTCAGCCCCGACGGCCGTACCCTCGCCACCGCCAGCTACGACAGCACCGTGCGCCTGTGGGACCTCGCCGACCGGGACCGGCCGCGCCAACTCCCGCCGCTCACCGGCCACACCGGGCCCGTAAACTCCGTCGCCTTCAGCCCCGACGGCCGCACCCTGGCCAGCGCCAGCGCCGACGGCACGCTGCGGCTGCGGGACGTGGGGAAGGGGCCGCGGTTGCTGCGTACCGTTCCCGCACGCATCGGGCACGTCAACACGCTCGCGTTCAGCCCCGACGGGCGCATCCTCGTCACCGGCGGCGAGCAGGGCGCCGTACGCCTCTGGAGCACGACCGATGTCAGCGAGCCACGCCTGCTGTCCGCCCTGCCGGGGAGCAGTGCCGTGGACTCCGTCACGTTCGCGCCCGACGGCCGTACCCTCGCCGTGGCCAGCCGGAACCACAAGGCCACGCTCTGGGACGTCACCGGCCCGCGCCGCCCCGTCCGGCTGTCCGTCCTCACCGGGCACACCGGCGCCGTGAAGTCCGTCGACTTCGCGCCCGACGGCCGCACCCTGGCCACCGGCAGCGAGGACCGCACCGTACGCCTCTGGAACCTCACCGACCTCCGCCACCCCCTCGCCCGCGACCGCCTCACCGGCTACACCGACGGCGTCATGTCCGTCGCCTTCGCCCCCGACGGCCGTACCCTGGCCGCTGCGAGCGCCGACAGGAAGGTGCGGCTGTACGGGCTGACAGGCGGCGGTGAGGCCCGGGAGCCGGTGCTGCTGACCGGCCACACCAAACCGGTCGACACCGTCGCCTTCAGCCCCGACGGCCGCACCCTCGCCACCGGCAGCGAGGACTGGACCGCCCTCCTCTGGGACCCCGACATCGACCGCGTCGCCGAACGGATCTGCGCCACCGCCCACCCGACGATCACCCGCGCCGAATGGCGCCAGTACTTCCCGCAGTGGAAGTACCGGCCCCCATGCGGCAGTTGACGACACCCTCATTTGCGGCACGTCGGGTCCCCGGCGGGAGCCTGCCCGAGGCCAGGTACGCGTTCACCGTGCCGTCCACGCAGGCGTCGCCGTACACGCCGTACACCCCATGGGCGATCACCCCGTCCAGGGTGAGCAGCCGGGAACCCGTCAGCAGGCGGTGCATCGCGCGGCTGCCCCGGTATGTGGTCGCCGTGTCGCCGGTCGCGGAGACGATCAGCGCGGACGAGGCGTTGGCGATCCGGGTCGGGGACTCGCGCGGGGATCGGGCCAGAAGGCGCACGGGGAGATGTTGTTCGTCAGCGGGCCGAAGAGGGGGTGGCGGGCGCGGCCGCGTTCGATGTCGCGCCAGTACGCCTCCGGGTCGCGCGGGGCCGCCGCGTCGCCGCACAGGATCGCGGCGGCCGGGCTGCCGTAGTGTGAACTGGCGGCGTCCAGCACG is a genomic window containing:
- a CDS encoding WD40 repeat domain-containing protein, whose translation is MRRKAGNPPYRRLAEQAHYSISTLSSAAAGQRLPTLAVTLAYVRACDGDTEEWGQRWREVAGALGEVRAEPEGGGPAAPYAGLRSFREQDSEWFFGRERLLEELAGRLERQRFVVVIGASGSGKSSLLRAGLVPRLREAEGATVLVLTPGARPLEECAVRLGAMAGLAPGALYGELRDDPENLGRVVRQINARDDDTGDRELVLVVDQFEEVFTLCRDPAERDRFIEALVLAASDPGGRCRVALGARADFYAHCTHHAPLVEAMRDAQVPVGPMSLDELRRAVVQPAQRAGLTIEGALLATLIAQAHGQAGVLPLLSHALLQTWRRRRGNALTRDAFEAAGGLEGALARTAEEFYQGLDPGRQQLARQVFVRLTALGDGTEDTRRPARLEELDGLAGKGPETGEGEGVGAGGDLNGEIRAVLDLAAGARLLTLDRERVELAHEALIRCWPRLHRWLTEDREATRTARRLTDAAQAWEALGREPGALYRGTALSLAAGLDRTTMSVPEREFLDAGLAARAAEHAAVRRRARFRRLGVGLLSVLLVLTTTTAALAVRAQRAADQQRDVVGSQRAAERAAALRGVNPALAAQLSLAAYKLSPTPEARGSVLSTFATPYATQLTGQSGAITAVAFGADGRVLVTGDADRTVRLRRVPDPHRPDGPVTLGRLGGSVRTVAVSPDARLLAAGGEDGTVGVWDIGDARRPRLAARLPGGDGPVAGVGFGFGVGPAARTLAIVARAGIRVWQLTNPHSPRGLATLDAGTDITATAFHGNGRTLATGHGDGAIRLWELTESGERLRRLSTVPGQAGQVDQAGQAGLVDQVSRPDPTGATDPTAPATPTAHSGQVNAMAFAPGGRQLATGGADFTVRLWDVGRPDRPRRTQTLATHTDAVNAVAFSADGRRLATGGTDGTVRRWDVDGDGSVREAAVLTGHTGSVRALAFGPRGRTLASGSEDQSTRLWDLPGPALAGHTSSLYSVAFSPDGRTLATASYDSTVRLWDLADRDRPRQLPPLTGHTGPVNSVAFSPDGRTLASASADGTLRLRDVGKGPRLLRTVPARIGHVNTLAFSPDGRILVTGGEQGAVRLWSTTDVSEPRLLSALPGSSAVDSVTFAPDGRTLAVASRNHKATLWDVTGPRRPVRLSVLTGHTGAVKSVDFAPDGRTLATGSEDRTVRLWNLTDLRHPLARDRLTGYTDGVMSVAFAPDGRTLAAASADRKVRLYGLTGGGEAREPVLLTGHTKPVDTVAFSPDGRTLATGSEDWTALLWDPDIDRVAERICATAHPTITRAEWRQYFPQWKYRPPCGS
- a CDS encoding LamG domain-containing protein, whose translation is MVGLSVLLTGLGAGGLTRERTADAAAPPPVSPTSSAPTPAERTALTRARESGKRVEVVAKRTETMEVYADPKGHFTAVLHPGPVRARQDGKWVAIDTTLVRRPDGSVTPRAAAVSLAFSKGGQEPLVRLGQGGKQVALGWPDPLPAPVLKGDTATYPEVMLGVDLKLTAGSAGFSEVLVVKTRAAAKNPELRKVRFGVQTSGLTLKAGKGGGSELVDAKGKTVFSSPAPAMWDAASNEAVGRFEMAKNAITVIPDRKLLTAPDTKFPVSIDPDWWVPFGGWAKVFSGKLDSSFWHGGGDVEPPGRFGGQNLGKVGKCWLASGTCNGIGAARTFVQFDIRGLHGAQVVTPNGSSGAEFNAHEVYAPACGGGTRRFGVSLVHANPFGADLTWRNSQMEFPAPIGGTRREMHGYEPGGACGPANIGWGVGDQVRYSNDQRATHVAFALIAEDETEDYSWKKFDAYSLLVHYNWPPDVPKNFSWSAGTTTRPCSTDVNNPDYASNAAAPITLRATGTDRDGDNLWMRFERWTRHGSMHEPPNAPGPLVNGSEFTDVIPQGTFQHGFQLSWRARAGDNWGPSLFGPQTGTGMCQLDIDNEKPGRPSAKPPSESTVGAPAEFTVKANDPDVVEFRYGLAQGGSQCRTTRSVPAEELGGEASFKVTPMKAADWDIWVTAVDRAGNVSSDCERHTLKVAKGASPVAQWALDGRWTDAGVTDPTGGHNGTVALGPTRWTKGRAGDALHFTGASDSYVAPGGGPAVATNGSFSVSAWVKLDQANGVTRTAVSQVGDRMSAFSLGYIGEVNRFGFRMATKATDDAELITVTSLKAAQVGVWTHLAGVYDVPTQTMTLYVNGLRQYNVTAVVTTPWESSSVQIGRGKSRGTFGDNWAGDIDEVQIYDRALSDLTYLDPGEDTPRSEVDRLAGTPVEEAYYPLDEGSGGSAGDASGNYRTVGLSNASWVTGKVGSGAVRFADGTGAGLTSQPLVARTDTSFTVAARVRPDVLDDTARTVVSQDGGQHSGFFLQRRKVGSDHKWSFHLVTAPDQTNPTPLSVDAAGAGTTPVQGEWAAIAAVHDAQTGEIRIYVNGHLAGTKAVGTQNSNVTGPLVIGRGRWNGQPAGNWMGSIDEVHVYNGVLADREIAELSAQTEPQPPSAFAGAFGQFAGHDGRRYTGPGPVPPGYYFEGTRGFSAPEGAPDTRPVYSCRYDGGFFLDHAANCAGYEVLGTAGRVYMNPPEGVPTLPVYRCVVIASGDHYLSHSDACESTPDKVRTEFLFGYVRTLTPLIRYRGPDGERWTSTHAQFLPSGYKTEKVLGYVSLRSIEGGPPQLKLCEDSRSDVFDEFVSTDVACEGQNDMGAWPSGHLWSEPPDGMESQQLYACRSEGAEWFESLDPFCEGSADFGRPLGYVITRP
- a CDS encoding alpha/beta hydrolase, coding for MRLLARSPRESPTRIANASSALIVSATGDTATTYRGSRAMHRLLTGSRLLTLDGVIAHGVYGVYGDACVDGTVNAYLASGRLPPGTRRAANEGVVNCRMGAGTSTAGSTGAIRRG